A single genomic interval of Panthera uncia isolate 11264 chromosome A1 unlocalized genomic scaffold, Puncia_PCG_1.0 HiC_scaffold_17, whole genome shotgun sequence harbors:
- the IL3 gene encoding interleukin-3 translates to MSNLPIMYLLLLLLGFQAPQAQGRPFPTYQLNQYLAKIDEIMQILNKLPLPSQDPLDPNETEILRENTLLRPNLDAFLKAAENFHEDGLLIWKNLKEFLPLLPTPTPRGNPIHIEEDNWVDFQRKLTKYLEILDNFLNFKEKH, encoded by the exons ATGAGCAACCTTCCCATCATGTACCTTCTCCTGCTTCTTCTTGGATTCCAAGCCCCTCAGGCACAGGGGCGGCCCTTTCCGACATACCAGCTGAACCAATACTTGGCAAAGATTGATGAAATTATGCAGATCTTAAACAAGTTACCCTTGCCTTCACAG GACCCCTTGGACCCAAATGAGACAGAGATCCTGAGG GAAAACACCCTTCTGAGGCCAAACCTGGATGCATTCTTAAAAGCTGCAGAAAATTTCCACGAAGATGGACTGCTAATCTGGAAAAATCTTAAG GAATTCCTGCCACTCCTGCCCACTCCCACACCCAGG GGAAACCCAATCCATATCGAGGAGGATAACTGGGTTGATTTCCAAAGGAAACTGACTAAATATCTGGAAATCCTTGATAACTTTCTGAATTTCAAGGAGAAACACTGA